The following is a genomic window from Nicotiana tabacum cultivar K326 chromosome 3, ASM71507v2, whole genome shotgun sequence.
AGATTAGAATCAATTGTGATTTAAACGCATTGGAGATTAACTTTCTCCCAAAGGATGGTTTGCCACTGATCCTGATTTATAATTATATGGGTGTTAAGGTGTATAtcgaattaaagaagaaaaacttgAATTTCACTGAATACCTGTTGTATGTGACGGTGAAAGAGATTTATGATAATCGTATGATTGGTAcaagttccagttgtttggttgtacaagttccagttgtttggttgcTACAAGTTCCAATTGTATAGATGTGTCCACAATTGATAGCACTGAGATTAAGCCTGATATCAAATTTATTGATAACACGGAATTTAGTGAAAACATGGATATAATAGATGATATGTTGAACGAATTTGTTAAGGAAGATCAAATTTATAAGGATAAAGAGACAATTGTCAGTGTGATGAAGAACTTGGTTGTACGTGAGAGGTTCCAATTCAAGGTGAAGAGATCAAGCTCAATAAGGTATGGCAATAGTTGTATAttctgttatatatatatatatgtataaatatgtataaagtagtatatatgtatataggtatTAAAATTAGTATATATCTAGTTATGTTTTTGTATACAAGTGTATTTAGAAGTTGAATGATCTTTATCCTAGGTATCATCTTATGTGTGTGGATGACAATTGTGCTTGGAGTTTCAAATCTTCTGCCGTATACAAGGCAAACATATTCAAGGTGAGAAGTTACAATAATAATCACACATGCGACTATGGTGAAAGATATTTAACACAACATCAAGCTACTTCGGGTGTAGTTGCTAATATAGTCAAGGACAAGTATGTTAATCCAAAAAACGTTTACACTGCAAATGATATAATAGAGGACATACAAAGCAACACGGGATTGAAGTGAGATACATGAAAGCATGGAGAGCTAAAGAGATAGCAATGTCAATGATAAGAGAGAATCCGAGTGATTCATATAAGGAGTTGCCGAGGTATTTGTATATGTTGGAGCATACAAATCCAGGAACAGTTACAAAGTTGCACAAATCAAAAGATGGTGCTTTCTTTATGCATATGTTTCGCTATATGCATCTATCAAGGGTTGGGAGCATTGCAGACCGATAATGGTTGTTGACGGAAGTTTCCTTAAAGCAACATATAAGGGTACCATATTGACTGCTTGCACACAGGATGGAGCTGGTGAGTTGACTGCATCTATCTTATTTCTGCAGTTTGTATAATATTGTAGTTtcatgtataaaagtgtataggATTTCACAGCTGCTGTTTTTATAAAATTTGCAGTTTGTATAaaattgtataattatgtataattgtgtataagaTTTGTATAATTGTCTGAATCCTaatatctattttgtataaaCAGGAAAAATCCTTCCACTTGCATATCCAATTGTAGATTCAGAGAATAACAAATCTTGGGAGTGGTTCTTTGTCCAGATAAAGGGTACTTTTGGTGTTAGGGAAGGGATGTGTATAGTTTCAGATAGAAAAACGAAAGCATCTTCAATGCCACAAAGGTTGTGTACCCAGAAGTACCACATTGTATTTGCATGTTTCTCTTGTGGAAGAATGTAAAGCGCACATTTAAGAAACATTACAAACAATTGAAGGATATCTTCTTTGCTTTGGCTAGAGCTTACACTATAGATAAGTTTGACTACCATATGACAGAGATGTGCAAAATTGATCCGAGGGTGCAGCCTTACTTGTTATTGGCTACGAAATGTGGTCTAGGGCATACTCCAAAGTGAAAAGGTCGTTGGTAATGACTTCCAATATTGCAGAGTCAATTAATGCAGCAAACAAGGATGCTAGAGAGTTACTAGTAATGCGATTGCTGGAGTACATGATAAATTTGCTAAAATAGTGGAACAACAAAAACAGAAAAAGTGCAATGGAGACATCTATAGAGCTTGGCGAAAAGTACGACAAACTCCTTAGGGAAAATCTGATTGCATCGGAGCAAATGACGGTAAAACGAATCAAATGTAATGATGCTTGGCTCTGCTGACTTGCATTTTACTGCTTGTATAAGGATGTATAACTctgtataataatgtataatgttctttaatttttttaaaaaaacttttgcAGGTGAGGCCTACTACGGAGCAGTTATATACTGTGTTTGAAGGGGTAAGGCGAAACATAGTGTGCCTTGAAGAGGGAACATGCAGTTGCCGAAAATTTCAAATAGATGAACTTCCATGTCCGCATGCTTGGGCGGTTTTGAAGAACCAACAGCTGAAACCTGGCCAATATTGCTCTTTTTACTATAAGAATGATAACCTCCTTAGAACTTATGAATTTCCAGTGAATCCGATGCCAGATGAGAGTTTATGGGTAATCCCAATAGAGGTGCTGGAAGATGT
Proteins encoded in this region:
- the LOC142176296 gene encoding uncharacterized protein LOC142176296; the encoded protein is MVVDGSFLKATYKGTILTACTQDGAGKILPLAYPIVDSENNKSWEWFFVQIKGTFGVREGMCIVSDRKTKASSMPQRLCTQKYHIWNNKNRKSAMETSIELGEKYDKLLRENLIASEQMTVRPTTEQLYTVFEGVRRNIVCLEEGTCSCRKFQIDELPCPHAWAVLKNQQLKPGQYCSFYYKNDNLLRTYEFPVNPMPDESLWVIPIEVLEDVVLPPKGRRNVGRPRKERLKPASEKESKREFSCSVCGQSGHNRRTCRNRPK